GGTGTTCAAGCAAATGTTCAAaaaggtaaataaaattttcttgtACAAAGCTTGTTAGTGCATTGAAATGAATCTAGATTAATAATTGACTTGTTTCAGGTACATGCAACCAAACCTCAAGCTTCTCGTAATGAATCTGCTGAAATCTTCGTAGTTTGTCAGCATTATCTTGCACCTGCCAAGATTGATCCAAAATTCTTGGATCCGAAACATGTGTTTGCAGAGCTTGACTTGGAGCCAAAGAACAAACTCAATGTGTTTAATCCGGAAAAACAGAAAAAGGCCAAGGCATTAGGATATCCTGAGAATGATTACACTTTATATCACAGGTTGTCAGTGAAAGATTATATTAAAAGTGAGAGCGCTATAGATGCTTTGCAAGATATTTCAGAAATTGTTATAGACGATGAAGCAATTTTAAACCACAAGAAGACTACTAAAGAAGTTATTGAATGTTGTAAAGATATCAAAGTGTTGGGTAAGAAAGACTTGCGTTTGCTTCTGAACTGGCATAAAATCCTGAAAGATGAATCGGACAAAAAAGCAGAACAAGAGAAAGATTCTGAAAACCAGAAAGAAGAGGAAACACCAAAAACTTTAGAAGAGGTGGAGGATGAAGAGGATGAGCAAATAACTAAAGATATTGAAAgattaaaagaagaaaaattaagagaattaaaaagaaaaaggaagaaagtTAATAAGGAAAGAACTAAACTTAATCAAAAGTTGAATTTAAACATGGTTTTAAAAGGGGATGTAGGTCCTGTCATGGAAGGTGATGATATGTTCTCACTCAAACAAATCCAGACATATGATCAACTTCATCAAGTCACAGATCAAAGCCCAGACGTCGTTGCTGAAAGTGACTCTGATTCTGACAGTGAAGTTAAGAAGCCAAAAATAGTAAGATACGAAAAAGATTCAGGACACTTGGATAGTAAAGGTTTATATTACAAAGATGAAGACAGCGAATTAGAATTTTCTGAAGATGACAGTGCTAGTGAAAAATCTGGATTGGGTCTTAGTGAATCAGAGGAGGATGAAAAACCTGTTAAGTCTGAACCCAAAAAGGTTACATTTGAGGGTGTAGGAAAGGATGATGAAGAAGTAGAGGATGAGGATGAGGATGAGGATGAGGATGAGAATCCTTTGATAACAGATTTAGATGACAGGGACAAAAAGTCAAAGAAAGCCAATAAAGCCGCATTGTGGTTTGACAAAGATATTTTCAAAGATCTAGAAGATGAAAACGTTGAAGATATGGAAATAGACAAAATGTTAGAGGTGTATAAGAAGAAGGGAGGTAAAATTGTTGGTGAAAAAGATAATGCTAATGCTGAAGTTAAAAAAGCAATCAAGAAAAAggatgacgatgatgacgatgatgacgacgacgacgacgacgatgacgatgacgatgacgatgatAAGGATTCTGACTATGATTCAGATTACAATGTTGATGAAGAAATTGCTCCTGAAATCAAAGGCAAAAAAGTGAAAGGCAAAAAAGGCGGTTTTGAAGTTGTCTCAAAGAAAGAATGTGAGTTTATTACACGGAGTATCTTTTTtccaatatataataatatta
The sequence above is a segment of the Nasonia vitripennis strain AsymCx chromosome 3, Nvit_psr_1.1, whole genome shotgun sequence genome. Coding sequences within it:
- the LOC100115500 gene encoding pre-rRNA 2'-O-ribose RNA methyltransferase FTSJ3, which codes for MGKKSKIGKQRRDKYYHLAKETGYRSRAAFKLIQLNRKFEFLQKSRVCIDLCAAPGGWMQVAHENMPVSSIIVGVDLFPIKPVPGCIGLIGDITTDKCRIDLARELKTWKADVVLNDGAPNVGKNWLIDAYQQATLTLSALKLATQFLRPGGWFVTKVFRSKDYNPLIWVFKQMFKKVHATKPQASRNESAEIFVVCQHYLAPAKIDPKFLDPKHVFAELDLEPKNKLNVFNPEKQKKAKALGYPENDYTLYHRLSVKDYIKSESAIDALQDISEIVIDDEAILNHKKTTKEVIECCKDIKVLGKKDLRLLLNWHKILKDESDKKAEQEKDSENQKEEETPKTLEEVEDEEDEQITKDIERLKEEKLRELKRKRKKVNKERTKLNQKLNLNMVLKGDVGPVMEGDDMFSLKQIQTYDQLHQVTDQSPDVVAESDSDSDSEVKKPKIVRYEKDSGHLDSKGLYYKDEDSELEFSEDDSASEKSGLGLSESEEDEKPVKSEPKKVTFEGVGKDDEEVEDEDEDEDEDENPLITDLDDRDKKSKKANKAALWFDKDIFKDLEDENVEDMEIDKMLEVYKKKGGKIVGEKDNANAEVKKAIKKKDDDDDDDDDDDDDDDDDDDDDKDSDYDSDYNVDEEIAPEIKGKKVKGKKGGFEVVSKKESLKPSKKRKLTTEDLALGSLLAQSKKSRRDLVDGAWNRFAFNDDNLPDWFVEDEKKHMKKDVPVPTELVEDYNKRVQDINVRPIKKVMEAKARKKKRALRKLETAKKRVEAVMDNAEMSDREKAKQVKSIYRKATKEPKKEVTYVVAKKHMAQKRAARPAGVKGRYKMVDPRMKKELRAMKAKEKTKGRGKKSKGRGGKPPRGKARSAPKGKKAK